The segment CTTCTTGCTGCGATTCCCCATCTCTTAACCCATGCTCAAAATGAGCTACTCCCAGAGATAAACGCCAGGTCTGTTTTAATCGATTCAGGAGATACAAAAGGGCCATGGAATCCGGCCCGCCGGATACCCCCAGCAGGACCCGGTCACCGGGCTGAAACATTTGGTGTTCCTGGATAAAAGCCAGTACCTGAGAAGGCAATGCTGATCCTGGTTGCTTAGGACCCATAGGCAGATTGCTCTAAGATAATGATAATCGGACTAAAATTTACGGTTCGAAATACCCCGATAACAACAAGATTAACATACTGATATCATAATTATTTTAACAAAAAAAACCAAAATTCCAAACAGTATCAATCCGGCTTGAGGGGGCACAGTTCCGAAATCACCCGCAAGAGGGTGTGCTTCGAAAACGGTTTGGGAAGGAAACGGTTGATCACCTGGGGTACGGCTTTGGCGGCTTTCATGGTGCGGGTTTCCGAGGAGATCAAAACAACCTGGCAACTGGGCAGAATCTCTTTGAGGGAATGGGCCAGTTCCAGGCCGTTGCGGGTGGGCAGATGGTAGTCGATCACGGCTCCGGTGTATTGCTCGGTGCGCAGGTTTTCTTCCAGCCGGTCTCCAGAGGCTAGAGGCGTGACCTCATACCCGGCCCGAAGCAAGATCGCAGTCAACGCTTCTCGGGTCCGCTGATCATCATCTACCACTAAAATCTTGACGCTCACGGATGTCCCTCGGAATTAATAATAACAGGAAAAGTCTTGATGATCAACATGTTATAGAATAAAGTAATTCCCTCCATGATCCGCCCGCCAATACCGGAGGTCCAAGCCGATTAGATTTCTATCCGACTAAATCTTTCTAAGGCGGAGAAAGTTCATCATTTGCATCCGACTCCGGCATCGCTGGTCCACTGGTAGGCAAGCACACATGGATGCAAGTCCCCTGACCGGGTTGAGACTCCGCCCAAACCTTTCCCTGATGGGCCTCCACAATAGTTTTACAGATGTATAGACCAAGGCCGGAGCCGGCCGCCCGGTGCCGGGAGGAATGATTAGTCCGGTCCGGGTACTTTTGAAACAGGCTCTCCAAAGTTTCAGGGACCATCCCACTGCCGGTGTCCGCGACAATAATTTCAACCGCAGGTCTGCCGCCATCCAGAGTCTGGGTTTGGGCCACGACCGAGATCTGACCCCCGGGCGGAGTAGCCTCCAGGGCGTTGTCGATCAGATTAAACAAGACCCGTTCCAGGTAACGTTCGTCGGCCCAGATCTGGGGTAGTCCGGAAGCCAGCTCGGCCTGGAGATTGACCCCCTGGTGCTGCGCTATTTCAGCATAATGTTGAATTATCCGATTGATAACCATTCCAGGCACCAAGCTCTCGGGCTGCAGCTCCAAATGGCCGGACTCAAAACGAGAAACATCTAAGACATTGTGGACGTGCAAGAGCAAATTTTCGCTGCTCTTCATGATGCCTTGCAATTTGCGCTTCACTTCCGGAGGGAGAGTCTCATCCTGCAAGGCCTCGATGGTCAGGCGCACTCCGGTCAGCGGGGCCTTGATGTCATGGACAATCATGGAGAGAAAATCGGCGTTGGCGGCAATACGGTCGCGCTCCTCCTGGAGAAGCTGGGTTTTTTCCCTGAGGGCGCGAGTCATGGTATTAAAAGACCTGGCCAGTTCTCCCAACTCATCGCGGCTGGTAACCGGAATATCGCCGGGCAATTCCTCGCGGGCGGCCTGGCGGGTACCTTCGGCCAGGTGAGCGATCTGTCGCCGCATGCCCTGGGATAGCAGGAAACTCAGAAAAATTCCCAGAAGGGCACTGCCGCCGCCGACCCCAAAGATCACTAAGTTAAGGGCCAGCCTAGCATTAGCCACCTCTTTATGGCTGATCCCCACCACAATCAGGTTTTCCCAAGGTTTCTCTTCCTGTTCCAGAGGTAAATAGGTAATGGTATAAGTCTGGTCACCCAAAACAATGCTTTGTACCCGCGCCGATTCTTGGCCGGAGGTGGCGGCTCGGTTTTTACCCAATTTGAGTTCCTGGAGAGCAGACTCGGGGATATCCTTAAACGAATTGACAATCACCCGGTCGGCATAAAAAATCGCCACCTCTGCTCCGGGGCCGCGGGAGATGGATTCAACAAAGCCCCGGTCGATCAATAAACCGGTAAGGACTACGCCCACCACCTCTTTTCCATAAAAAATGGGGGCAGTGGCGCTCAGAGCAATGCTATCTTGCCACTGGGTGATACGGCTGGCCCGCTTACCTTTTAAGGCGGCCCGCACCAGGGGGTTCCCGGAAATATCTACCCCGATGGCCCCGGGGGCATGAACCCGAACCACGATCACTCCCCGGCGGTCGGTGATGGTCAGGATATGCAGACCGGCCTCTTTCATCTGGGGAGTGGCCAGAAACCTGAGAGATTCAAAATCATTGAGGAACAACAGTTCTGCATAACTGGGAGTATTGGACAACAAATCCGCCGCCTGGACCACCTTTTGGTTCTTCTCCAGGTAATCCGCCAATACCAGTCGGGCCACCAGGCCTACCCGCTGCTGGTGCCACTCCAGGATCTGTCGAGTGGCTAAAAACCGCATCACCAACAACAGTCCCACCAGGGCGAGCAGCAGGGATAATAAATTGACGCCGATGAGTTTAAAGCCAACCTTATTTTTTACCGCCATTTTAGATACTGCTACCTCTGGGGCGCTGGAGTAACGCTCCTTAGTCTTGCCCATAGCCTGATTAACCCAAGCT is part of the Deltaproteobacteria bacterium genome and harbors:
- a CDS encoding response regulator, whose protein sequence is MSVKILVVDDDQRTREALTAILLRAGYEVTPLASGDRLEENLRTEQYTGAVIDYHLPTRNGLELAHSLKEILPSCQVVLISSETRTMKAAKAVPQVINRFLPKPFSKHTLLRVISELCPLKPD
- a CDS encoding HAMP domain-containing protein — translated: MGKTKERYSSAPEVAVSKMAVKNKVGFKLIGVNLLSLLLALVGLLLVMRFLATRQILEWHQQRVGLVARLVLADYLEKNQKVVQAADLLSNTPSYAELLFLNDFESLRFLATPQMKEAGLHILTITDRRGVIVVRVHAPGAIGVDISGNPLVRAALKGKRASRITQWQDSIALSATAPIFYGKEVVGVVLTGLLIDRGFVESISRGPGAEVAIFYADRVIVNSFKDIPESALQELKLGKNRAATSGQESARVQSIVLGDQTYTITYLPLEQEEKPWENLIVVGISHKEVANARLALNLVIFGVGGGSALLGIFLSFLLSQGMRRQIAHLAEGTRQAAREELPGDIPVTSRDELGELARSFNTMTRALREKTQLLQEERDRIAANADFLSMIVHDIKAPLTGVRLTIEALQDETLPPEVKRKLQGIMKSSENLLLHVHNVLDVSRFESGHLELQPESLVPGMVINRIIQHYAEIAQHQGVNLQAELASGLPQIWADERYLERVLFNLIDNALEATPPGGQISVVAQTQTLDGGRPAVEIIVADTGSGMVPETLESLFQKYPDRTNHSSRHRAAGSGLGLYICKTIVEAHQGKVWAESQPGQGTCIHVCLPTSGPAMPESDANDELSPP